The genomic interval CGCATCAATCGTCGCGGGCTGAGCCGAAGTTTTCAGGTGACCAATATTTTCCCGAAAATGAGCGTGTTTGAAAATGTGCGCTCCGCCCTGCTGTGGCCCATGGGGTACCGTTACTCCTTCTGGCACATGTGCGACCGGCTTAAAAAAGTGAACCGTAAGGCAGAAGAGATATTGGAAAAGATCAACCTCGCCGACCGGCAGCATATTCCCGCCGCCATGCTGGCCTACGCCGAGCAGCGGGCGCTCGAAATCGGGATCACGATCGCCGGCGATACGGATGTGATATTGCTCGACGAGCCCACCGCCGGCATGAGCAAGAGCGAAACCGCCCGGGCAGTGGAACTGATTCGAAATGTCACCGAAGGCAAGACGCTGCTCATTGTCGAACACGATATGAGCGTGGTGTTTGACCTGGCCGATCGTATCTCGGTCCTGGTCTACGGCAAGGTGGTGGCCACCGATTTGCCGGATAAGATTCGCCAGAATGCCGAAGTTCAGGAAGCCTATCTCGGCAAGGAGGTCGCCTAAATGCTCGAAGTCAAAGA from Desulfatitalea tepidiphila carries:
- a CDS encoding ABC transporter ATP-binding protein, which produces MTALKLVDVHKNFGSSRIINGVNLEVPKGERHAIIGPNGAGKSTLFNLISGFYQVSRGYIELNGHAITDLPPHRINRRGLSRSFQVTNIFPKMSVFENVRSALLWPMGYRYSFWHMCDRLKKVNRKAEEILEKINLADRQHIPAAMLAYAEQRALEIGITIAGDTDVILLDEPTAGMSKSETARAVELIRNVTEGKTLLIVEHDMSVVFDLADRISVLVYGKVVATDLPDKIRQNAEVQEAYLGKEVA